In Brachypodium distachyon strain Bd21 chromosome 2, Brachypodium_distachyon_v3.0, whole genome shotgun sequence, one genomic interval encodes:
- the LOC100834493 gene encoding cytochrome P450 71A1 has protein sequence MASLQQLDGSTLLLFLLFVVSCFVFARGRFRPAGRKGDRPQEEPPSPRPLPIIGNLHELVGRHHPHRRLQLLARRHGPLFFLRLGSAAPTFVVSSAAMAEAVLRTQDHVFCSRPQQRTARGTLYDSRDVGFSPYGDRWRQLRRIAVVHLLSAKRVDSFRGLRADELSSFLQRLRSAASSQEEKHGGIDVTELIVSLTYGVISRAAFGDKLGGVEPGAVREIMAELTDLLGTIAVSDVFPRLGWVVDWATGLDARVKRTAAKLDDILERAFEEHERSRGGNAGGGEAEAAAPDLLDDLLSIVRDGDQGVKLDMVDAKGLILDMFIAGTDTTYKTVEWTMAELVKNPREMEKVQAEVRQVVGAGEKQQGSSVVVVQEEDLEKMSLLKAAMKEALRLHPPVPLLIPRETIQDTRLHGYHIPARTRVMVNAWAIGRDGESWGEDAEEFRPERFLVHGPAAMVDYSGKDTRFIPFGAGRRGCPGVAFGTRLAELTLANMMCHFDWALPAGRDLESFEVVESTGLSPGLKHPLTLAVTPV, from the exons ATGGCGTCTCTTCAGCAGCTCGACGGCTCTACCCTCCTTCTGTTCCTCCTCTTCGTGGTTTCCTGCTTCGTCTTCGCCAGAGGCCGCTTCAGACCTGCAGGCCGCAAGGGCGACCGTCCGCAGGAAGAGCCGCCTTCGCCACGGCCGCTGCCGATCATCGGCAACCTGCACGAGCTAGTCGGCAGACACCACCCGCACCGTAGACTGCAGCTCCTCGCGCGTCGGCACGGCccgctcttcttcctccgcctgGGCTCCGCGGCGCCGACCTTCGTGGTCTCCTCGGCAGCCATGGCAGAGGCCGTGCTCAGGACGCAGGACCACGTCTTCTGCAGCCGGCCCCAGCAGCGCACCGCCCGGGGCACGCTCTACGACAGCCGCGACGTGGGATTCAGCCCCTACGGCGACCGGTGGCGCCAGCTCCGCCGCATCGCCGTCGTGCACCTGCTCAGCGCCAAGCGTGTCGACTCCTTCCGCGGCCTCAGAGCCGACGagctctcctccttcctccaaCGGCTCCGCTCGGCCGCGAGCTCCCAGGAGGAGAAGCACGGAGGAATCGACGTGACGGAGCTCATCGTGAGCTTGACGTACGGCGTGATCTCGAGGGCGGCGTTCGGGGACAAGCTGGGCGGCGTGGAGCCGGGGGCGGTGCGGGAGATAATGGCGGAGCTTACTGATCTGCTTGGGACGATCGCCGTGAGTGACGTGTTCCCGCGGCTCGGGTGGGTGGTGGACTGGGCCACGGGGCTCGACGCCAGGGTGAAGAGGACGGCGGCCAAGCTTGATGATATTCTCGAGAGGGCGTTCGAGGAGCACGAGAGGAGCCGGGGAGGaaacgccggcggcggcgaggcagagGCTGCTGCTCCTGACCTCCTGGATGACCTGCTCTCCATCGTCAGGGATGGTGACCAGGGGGTTAAGCTCGACATGGTTGATGCCAAGGGACTCATCTTG GACATGTTCATAGCAGGCACCGACACGACATACAAGACCGTGGAATGGACGATGGCAGAGCTCGTCAAGAACCCGAGGGAAATGGAAAAGGTGCAAGCAGAGGTGAGGCAGGTCGTTGGAGCAGGGGAGAAGCAGCAGGGAAgctctgttgttgttgtccaGGAAGAAGATCTGGAGAAGATGAGCCTCCTGAAGGCGGCCATGAAGGAAGCGCTGAGGCTACACCCGCCGGTGCCGCTCCTGATCCCGCGGGAGACGATCCAGGACACGCGGCTCCACGGCTACCACATCCCGGCAAGGACCCGGGTCATGGTGAACGCGTGGGCGATCGGGCGGGACGGCGAGTCGTGGGGCGAGGACGCGGAGGAGTTCCGGCCGGAGAGGTTCCTCGTGCACgggccggcggccatggtggATTATAGCGGCAAGGACACGAGGTTCATACCGTTCGGGGCCGGCAGGAGGGGGTGCCCCGGGGTGGCATTCGGGACGCGCCTCGCGGAGCTCACGCTGGCCAACATGATGTGCCATTTCGACTGGgcgctgccggccggccgggaccTGGAGTCGTTTGAGGTCGTCGAGTCCACTGGGCTGTCGCCTGGGCTTAAGCACCCCTTGACCCTTGCCGTGACACCCGTGTAA